One window of Watersipora subatra chromosome 3, tzWatSuba1.1, whole genome shotgun sequence genomic DNA carries:
- the LOC137391545 gene encoding eukaryotic translation initiation factor 2-alpha kinase 1-like, producing MNVSRKVNESMIDMLKNFSKTSSPRYLLDKYEYYSVNPNGGEEDMKKASLLGKGGFGDVYSVREIKARDPYAVKIVKMNYEENYSSGHATTISEMDQNRIFMFVKYCQEACLLSGFCHSNIVKVRETWIQMGEEGSGNEGEAERFESEALANIQIILNFLLESGESGRAASTLSGNVAEALERTQGLTLYMVMDLYDTDLAQYACSLKNETKVEIIKDLIKAIDYLHSKHYCHLDLKPSNILLQTSNNEVKVAVADFGLCTRFRPEAIPREPGAGTWPYNTAQTQMFLIRLTSGPLD from the exons ATGAATGTTTCACGAAAAGTCAACGAGTCAATGATAGATATGCTtaaaaactttagtaaaacctCAAGTCCTAGATACCTCTTAGACAAGTACGAGTATTACTCTGTGAACCCGAATGGTGGTGAAGAAGACATGAAAAAGGCAAGTCTTCTTGGTAAAGGAGGATTTGGTGATGTCTATAGTGTCCGCGAAATCAAAGCCCGAGATCCATATGCAGTGAAAATTGTGAAAATGAATTATGAGGAAAACTACAGCAGCGGCCATGCAACAACAATATCTGAAATGGATCAAAACAGAATTTTCATGTTCGTAAAATACTGTCAAGAGGCGTGCTTGTTATCAGGCTTTTGCCATTCCAACATTGTGAAAGTTCGTGAGACGTGGATACAGATGGGTGAAGAGGGATCTGGAAACGAGGGAGAAGCTGAGAGGTTTGAAAGTGAAGCTTTAGCTAACATCCAAATAATCTTGAACTTTCTACTTGAGTCTGGAGAGTCAGGTAGAGCAGCATCAACACTATCTGGAAATGTAGCTGAAGCTCTGGAGAGAACACAAG GACTAACTCTCTACATGGTGATGGATCTTTATGACACTGACTTGGCTCAATATGCATGcagtttaaaaaatgaaacaaaggTTGAAATCATAAAAGATTTAATCAAAGCTATCGATTACCTTCATTCTAAACACTATTGCCATCTAGATTTGAAACCCTCCAACATTCTTTTGCAAACTTCAAACAATGAAGTGAAGGTAGCGGTCGCAGACTTTGGATTATGTACCCGGTTCCGCCCAGAAGCCATACCTCGAGAGCCAGGAGCAGGAACATGGCCATACAATACAGCTCAGACACAAATGTTTCTGATAAGATTGACATCTGGGCCTTTGGACTGA